One segment of candidate division KSB1 bacterium DNA contains the following:
- a CDS encoding helix-turn-helix transcriptional regulator — translation MTHDELKRTALNRSSVKAQYEALEPEFTLLKALLSARKEAGLTQAEIAERISTKPPAIARLESSLTSGKDSPSLATLKKYVEVLGYRLEIRLVQN, via the coding sequence ATGACTCACGATGAATTAAAAAGAACAGCATTGAATAGATCAAGCGTTAAAGCTCAATACGAAGCGCTTGAGCCTGAATTTACCCTGCTAAAAGCTCTGCTTTCAGCTCGAAAAGAAGCAGGTTTGACTCAGGCAGAGATTGCCGAGCGTATTAGCACGAAACCTCCTGCCATCGCTCGTCTGGAGTCTTCCCTGACCAGTGGCAAAGATTCGCCCTCGTTAGCTACTTTAAAGAAATATGTGGAGGTATTGGGCTATCGGTTGGAAATCAGGCTTGTTCAGAATTGA
- a CDS encoding TonB-dependent receptor, with the protein MKRIINLLFILLISLPTYAQQTGTITGKVVDAKTKQPLVGANVVILDTDRGAATDLQGIYVINNVPVGTYRLRFMYIGYNNVLKTDIVVKTAAPTYVNAELEETAIEGSEVTVTAGYFVEEQKIQPSTIGLSREEIRRFPGGFEDVVRTVSTLPGVAINAAGGRNDLLVRGGGPSENLYIINNIEVPNINHFGSQGNSSGSLSFVNLDFVEDVSFSTGGFGAQYGDKMSSVLSLNLLNKIPENFESKLTISATQYGFNFEKPFKDNGNLIFSARKSYLDLIFKAAGLAFVPVYTDFNIIFSYDLSPRDKLFFLGLSAINSVDRDQSSLENRVRNAGLLDNSQYQGISGLNYRRLLNSGFLDVTLSSNLFRYRFSQIDENEREYFKSDADEWEYSAKVQHSWVASNRLGVKSGLSAKFIRNDNTTSFADTIYDRSGNRIPVALLGVDPLIQTDARAQKYAAFVEADWLAHPRLNLNFGVRADYYQFLNDGLYLAPRASLKYKLAEKHSLRASGGVYYQSPSYVWVVNPFNKNLKALQNRMAVVGYDYLVRNDVRLSLEGYYKKYSHLPSGIVPGKTDYIVLTNTGTGFGGREDDFQSFGYYDLTSMATGQSYGAELLLQKKFSDIPLYGIFSLTYSKSKVTANNGITYPGQYDQRVILNLSGGYIFNSKWEVATKFRYYTGVPYTPIYRPTENPGNPGSIVNLPDEYLSARLRPGHHLDLRVDRYFNFRNWTLIVYLDIQNIYNYKIPQRPSYDFWENRIRTSSDIGILPSVGVSLEI; encoded by the coding sequence ATGAAACGAATAATAAATTTGCTATTCATTTTGCTTATCTCTTTGCCCACCTACGCCCAACAAACAGGCACCATCACTGGCAAAGTGGTCGATGCGAAGACCAAGCAGCCGCTGGTGGGCGCTAATGTGGTCATTCTGGATACCGATCGAGGCGCAGCCACTGATTTGCAAGGAATTTACGTGATCAATAATGTGCCAGTGGGAACCTATCGCTTGAGATTCATGTACATCGGCTACAATAACGTTTTGAAAACAGACATCGTGGTCAAGACGGCGGCGCCAACTTATGTGAATGCCGAACTGGAAGAAACGGCGATCGAAGGCAGCGAGGTGACAGTGACGGCGGGCTATTTCGTTGAGGAGCAGAAAATCCAGCCCAGCACTATTGGGCTGAGCCGTGAAGAGATTCGGCGCTTCCCTGGCGGATTCGAGGATGTGGTGCGCACAGTTTCCACCCTGCCTGGCGTTGCCATCAATGCAGCGGGCGGCAGAAATGACCTGCTGGTGCGAGGCGGCGGGCCGTCGGAAAATTTGTACATCATCAATAACATCGAAGTGCCCAATATCAATCACTTCGGCTCCCAGGGCAATAGCAGCGGCAGCCTGAGCTTTGTCAATCTCGATTTTGTGGAAGATGTGAGCTTTTCCACAGGTGGATTTGGTGCTCAGTATGGCGATAAAATGTCGTCGGTGCTGTCGCTCAATCTGCTCAACAAAATCCCTGAAAATTTCGAGAGCAAGCTGACTATTTCCGCCACTCAATACGGCTTCAATTTTGAGAAACCGTTCAAAGACAATGGCAACCTGATTTTCTCAGCTCGAAAAAGCTATCTCGATCTGATCTTCAAGGCAGCGGGATTGGCATTTGTGCCTGTTTATACCGATTTCAATATCATTTTCAGCTATGATCTTTCGCCCAGGGACAAGCTATTTTTCCTGGGACTTTCGGCCATTAATAGCGTAGATCGGGATCAAAGCTCGCTGGAGAATCGGGTGCGCAATGCGGGCTTGCTGGACAATTCGCAATACCAGGGCATTTCAGGGTTGAACTATCGCCGCCTGCTGAACAGCGGTTTTCTCGATGTGACGCTCAGCTCCAACCTGTTCCGCTACCGTTTCAGCCAGATCGATGAGAACGAGCGAGAGTATTTCAAAAGCGATGCCGATGAATGGGAGTACAGCGCCAAGGTGCAGCACTCCTGGGTCGCATCGAATCGGCTGGGCGTGAAAAGCGGGCTTTCGGCCAAGTTTATCCGCAACGATAACACCACCAGTTTTGCCGATACCATTTACGACCGCAGCGGCAATCGCATCCCTGTGGCGCTGCTCGGCGTGGATCCGCTGATCCAGACCGATGCCAGGGCTCAGAAGTATGCCGCCTTCGTGGAGGCTGACTGGCTGGCGCATCCACGCTTGAATTTGAATTTCGGCGTGCGGGCTGATTATTATCAGTTTTTGAATGATGGGCTCTACCTGGCGCCCAGGGCTTCGTTGAAATATAAGCTGGCGGAAAAGCATTCGCTGCGAGCCAGCGGCGGCGTCTATTATCAATCGCCTTCGTATGTCTGGGTGGTCAATCCGTTCAATAAAAATTTGAAAGCGCTGCAGAATCGCATGGCTGTGGTTGGCTATGATTATCTGGTCCGAAATGATGTGCGGCTATCGCTGGAGGGCTATTACAAAAAGTACAGCCATCTGCCCAGCGGTATCGTGCCAGGCAAAACCGATTATATCGTGCTGACCAATACAGGCACAGGGTTTGGCGGCAGAGAGGATGATTTTCAATCCTTCGGCTATTACGACCTGACCTCGATGGCGACGGGACAGTCGTATGGCGCAGAATTGTTGCTGCAGAAGAAATTCTCTGATATTCCGCTGTACGGCATTTTCAGCCTTACCTACAGCAAGTCCAAAGTGACAGCAAATAATGGCATCACCTATCCTGGGCAGTATGACCAGCGGGTGATTCTCAATCTATCGGGCGGCTATATTTTCAACTCCAAATGGGAAGTGGCAACCAAGTTCCGCTATTACACAGGCGTGCCCTACACGCCCATCTACCGTCCCACTGAAAATCCAGGCAACCCAGGTTCGATCGTGAATCTGCCTGATGAATATTTATCCGCCCGATTGAGACCAGGCCATCACCTGGATCTTCGAGTCGATCGCTATTTCAACTTCCGCAACTGGACCTTGATCGTTTATCTCGATATTCAAAATATCTACAACTACAAAATCCCGCAGCGTCCGTCCTACGATTTCTGGGAGAACCGAATCAGAACCAGCAGCGATATTGGGATTTTGCCGTCGGTGGGGGTGAGTTTGGAGATATAG
- a CDS encoding sulfurtransferase TusA family protein translates to MSQIVDARGLSCPQPVLLTKKAVDKGEFPIEVMVDTVTSRENVRRMAENWGCKVQVEDFGEEFKLTLTK, encoded by the coding sequence ATGAGTCAAATAGTAGATGCCCGAGGGCTGTCCTGTCCCCAGCCCGTGCTGCTCACCAAAAAGGCAGTGGACAAAGGCGAATTCCCTATCGAAGTGATGGTAGATACCGTGACCTCACGAGAAAATGTGCGGCGCATGGCCGAAAATTGGGGCTGCAAAGTGCAGGTGGAGGATTTTGGGGAGGAGTTCAAATTGACTTTAACAAAATGA
- the yedE gene encoding YedE family putative selenium transporter, which produces MRQKLTQFFASRWGIILAGSVIGILAPLLQKFGNPPNMGICVACFERDIAGALGLHRAPVVQYIRPEIIGFVLGSLMAAFLFREFKARAGSAPIVRFLLGVFAMIGALAFLGCPWRALLRLAGGDLNAILGLAGLAVGIAVGVQFLKAGFNLGRTQKTYSSVGWILPGIMIGLLLLLIFRVQFSENGPIFFSAKGPGSMHAPLLISLVAGLIIGFFAQRTRFCTMGALRDVILMRDTHLLSGVGALFVVALIMNLILGQTKLGFAAQPVAHSSHLWNFLGMSLAGMAFALAGGCPGRQLFLAGEGDGDSAIFVIGMITGAAFSHNFNLAGSPDKVVDGVVQVGGLTTAGMIAVVLGLIVCIAIGFTMREKIK; this is translated from the coding sequence ATGCGTCAAAAACTAACCCAATTCTTTGCTTCTCGTTGGGGAATTATTCTGGCTGGATCGGTGATCGGCATTCTGGCGCCACTGTTGCAGAAATTTGGCAATCCGCCCAACATGGGCATCTGCGTGGCCTGTTTCGAACGGGATATCGCGGGAGCATTGGGTTTGCATCGGGCCCCTGTTGTTCAATACATACGACCAGAAATCATTGGTTTTGTGCTTGGATCGCTGATGGCGGCCTTTTTATTTCGAGAGTTCAAAGCCCGTGCGGGCTCAGCGCCGATCGTGCGATTTCTACTAGGCGTCTTTGCCATGATCGGAGCTCTTGCTTTTCTGGGCTGTCCCTGGCGGGCGTTACTTCGTCTGGCTGGCGGCGACCTCAATGCAATTCTGGGATTAGCGGGATTAGCCGTTGGAATTGCAGTGGGCGTGCAATTTTTAAAAGCGGGCTTCAATTTGGGCCGAACTCAAAAAACCTATTCCTCAGTAGGCTGGATTCTACCAGGAATCATGATCGGCTTGCTACTGCTGCTGATCTTTCGGGTGCAATTCAGCGAGAACGGCCCAATCTTTTTCAGCGCCAAAGGACCTGGCTCCATGCATGCGCCGCTGTTGATCTCTCTTGTTGCTGGACTGATCATCGGCTTTTTTGCCCAGCGCACCCGTTTCTGCACCATGGGCGCATTGCGAGACGTGATTTTAATGCGGGATACCCATCTGCTCAGCGGCGTGGGAGCGCTGTTCGTCGTGGCTCTGATCATGAACCTGATTCTAGGCCAGACCAAATTGGGATTTGCGGCCCAGCCTGTCGCCCATAGCAGTCATTTGTGGAATTTTCTGGGCATGTCCCTGGCGGGAATGGCGTTTGCCCTGGCAGGGGGTTGCCCAGGCCGACAGCTCTTTTTGGCAGGCGAAGGCGATGGCGACTCCGCTATTTTCGTGATCGGCATGATCACAGGAGCTGCATTTTCCCATAATTTCAACCTCGCAGGTTCGCCCGATAAAGTCGTCGACGGAGTCGTTCAAGTTGGTGGACTTACAACAGCAGGAATGATCGCAGTCGTGTTGGGTTTGATCGTCTGCATCGCCATCGGTTTTACCATGAGAGAAAAAATCAAATAG
- a CDS encoding acyl-CoA dehydratase activase — MKSAGIDIGSRTVKLVVLDGGIITHIRKGENSFDPLKVCAEFLRGIDYDVITATGYGRHLFSQHYRCEVISEIKAFANGARHLFPNCRTILDIGGQDTKAISLAADGKLLKFEMNDKCAAGTGRFLEIMAMALGYSLTDFGQAACQAKRSEKISSLCTVFAESEVISLVAKGAVREEVALGIHQGIVTRSIGMLQRVSVEDDVVFVGGVAYNPCMKNLLQEKLERRVLIPDDPQIVGALGCALNVA, encoded by the coding sequence ATGAAATCAGCAGGCATCGACATCGGCTCTCGTACGGTGAAACTGGTCGTGCTTGACGGCGGAATTATCACTCATATCCGCAAGGGTGAAAATAGCTTTGATCCACTCAAAGTCTGCGCCGAGTTTCTGCGAGGCATTGACTACGATGTGATCACGGCCACTGGATATGGCCGACATCTGTTCAGCCAACACTACCGCTGCGAGGTGATCAGCGAAATCAAGGCGTTTGCCAACGGAGCGAGGCACCTGTTCCCGAACTGTCGCACCATTCTCGACATCGGCGGTCAGGACACCAAAGCGATTTCGTTAGCAGCAGACGGTAAGCTATTAAAATTCGAAATGAACGATAAATGCGCCGCAGGCACAGGCCGTTTTTTAGAAATCATGGCCATGGCACTAGGCTATTCGTTGACCGATTTTGGCCAGGCTGCCTGCCAGGCAAAACGGTCGGAAAAGATCAGCAGCCTTTGTACTGTGTTTGCCGAATCTGAGGTTATTTCTTTGGTCGCCAAAGGTGCTGTGCGTGAGGAGGTGGCACTGGGCATCCATCAGGGCATCGTAACCCGATCCATCGGCATGTTGCAGCGGGTTTCGGTTGAGGACGATGTCGTATTCGTGGGCGGCGTGGCATATAATCCGTGCATGAAGAATTTATTGCAAGAAAAGCTCGAACGAAGGGTCTTGATTCCTGATGATCCCCAGATTGTAGGAGCGCTGGGCTGTGCGCTGAACGTCGCTTGA
- a CDS encoding double-cubane-cluster-containing anaerobic reductase → MAADYRQMWTELGLDLPAHDALLDVLGQAYGDIYMSQKNRPEGMQYFDFVMSEVHGLRIKELRDAQGDGRKVIGSFCVFVPEELILAVDGISVGLCAGAEFGFDKAEEVLPRNICALIKSAFGFKLGKVCPYVESSDMIVGENTCDGKKKAYELLKELVKNLFILDLPQMKSEAGKALLKSEYQRFAKALEELSGKKITVQSLRKGIELVNQKRKAIHRLSDLRKHEPAPISGLDALLINQVFFYDDPARFTASVNKICDELEQRVKRGVGVRGNGTPRIVISGSPMAVPNWKIPWIVESSGAIIVGEESCVGERGTQWLTDESGDTVEQLIDNLVERYFQIDCAIFTPNPSRLEHIKSMVKKYNAQGVIHYSLQFCQPYQIESGPVEKALEAEGIPVLRIDTDYSQEDAGQIKTRVEAFIERIGDHK, encoded by the coding sequence ATGGCAGCAGACTATCGACAGATGTGGACTGAGCTGGGATTAGATTTGCCAGCTCATGATGCATTACTGGACGTGCTGGGGCAGGCGTATGGGGATATTTATATGTCACAAAAAAACCGTCCTGAAGGGATGCAATATTTTGATTTTGTGATGAGCGAAGTGCATGGTTTGCGAATTAAGGAATTACGGGATGCCCAAGGTGACGGTCGAAAAGTGATCGGATCATTCTGTGTGTTCGTTCCCGAAGAATTGATCTTGGCGGTAGATGGAATTTCTGTGGGGCTGTGTGCTGGCGCTGAATTTGGCTTTGACAAAGCTGAGGAAGTTTTGCCTCGTAACATCTGCGCGTTAATCAAATCGGCATTCGGATTTAAATTAGGCAAAGTTTGTCCCTACGTTGAATCCAGCGACATGATTGTCGGAGAGAACACCTGCGACGGGAAAAAGAAGGCTTACGAACTATTGAAAGAATTGGTTAAAAATTTGTTCATTCTGGATCTGCCGCAGATGAAGAGCGAGGCGGGAAAAGCGCTGCTAAAGTCTGAATATCAGCGGTTTGCAAAGGCATTGGAGGAACTTTCTGGCAAAAAGATCACTGTACAATCATTGAGAAAAGGCATTGAACTGGTGAATCAAAAGCGGAAGGCGATCCATCGCTTGTCCGATTTGCGAAAGCACGAACCAGCCCCCATTTCGGGATTGGATGCACTATTGATCAACCAAGTATTCTTCTACGACGACCCTGCACGTTTTACAGCTTCGGTCAACAAGATTTGCGATGAATTGGAACAAAGGGTGAAAAGAGGGGTAGGAGTTCGTGGCAATGGAACGCCACGGATCGTGATCTCTGGCTCGCCTATGGCCGTACCAAACTGGAAAATTCCCTGGATCGTGGAGAGCAGCGGGGCCATCATTGTGGGCGAGGAATCCTGTGTCGGCGAACGAGGTACGCAGTGGCTCACCGATGAATCAGGCGATACGGTAGAGCAATTGATCGATAATCTAGTGGAGCGCTATTTCCAGATCGACTGCGCCATCTTTACGCCCAATCCCAGCCGATTGGAGCACATTAAGTCGATGGTGAAGAAATATAACGCGCAGGGAGTGATCCATTACAGTCTCCAGTTCTGCCAGCCCTATCAGATTGAGAGCGGACCTGTGGAAAAAGCGTTAGAGGCCGAGGGCATCCCTGTGCTGCGCATCGATACAGATTACAGCCAGGAAGATGCAGGTCAAATCAAAACCCGCGTAGAGGCATTTATCGAACGGATTGGGGATCATAAGTAG
- a CDS encoding mitochondrial ATPase complex subunit ATP10, with translation MDSREIGKPFPELKAETLSGIEIKYPDDLQGKITLILIAFKRETQLKIDSWLEPFSKVFSADTSVQFFEIPMLSAGWKLMSPIIDGGMRSGIPKQKHGNVTTFYGNVDKYCEQLGIKDKSDAYIFLLDPEGKIQWRSNGFATQEKLKELFERIETLKNSF, from the coding sequence ATGGATAGTAGAGAAATCGGCAAACCGTTCCCAGAATTAAAAGCTGAGACCTTATCAGGGATCGAGATCAAATATCCTGATGATCTGCAGGGGAAGATCACTCTCATTTTAATCGCCTTCAAACGGGAAACTCAGCTGAAGATCGATTCTTGGCTGGAACCATTCTCCAAAGTGTTTAGTGCTGACACTAGCGTGCAATTCTTTGAAATTCCAATGCTGTCGGCTGGCTGGAAGTTGATGTCGCCAATCATTGATGGAGGAATGCGATCTGGAATCCCGAAGCAGAAGCATGGCAATGTCACGACTTTCTACGGTAACGTCGATAAGTATTGTGAGCAATTGGGTATAAAAGATAAATCGGATGCTTATATCTTTTTGTTAGATCCCGAGGGAAAGATTCAATGGCGTTCGAATGGTTTTGCTACTCAAGAAAAATTGAAGGAACTTTTTGAGCGAATTGAAACTTTAAAAAACAGTTTTTAG